A single genomic interval of Zobellia nedashkovskayae harbors:
- a CDS encoding NAD(P)H-binding protein, with translation MNSESNMLYVVMLGASGAVGTETLGTLLQGKNIQKITLLGRSHISDLDNAIVEQHNIDITDASSYENFLQGHTTAICTLGVGQPSKISKEEFIKIDKTAVLDFATACKKAGVKHFQLLASVGISPTSSSFYLRTKGELVEALKALHFDRLSIFEPSMILTPTNRYGIGQAITLKVWPLLKPILLGGLRKYRGVPVHILGQAMANNIYNKGDVYEVLQWDDFYN, from the coding sequence ATGAATTCAGAATCTAACATGTTATACGTGGTAATGCTGGGCGCAAGCGGGGCTGTAGGTACAGAAACTTTGGGCACTCTTCTGCAAGGTAAGAACATTCAAAAAATTACTTTGCTTGGCAGAAGTCACATTTCTGATCTAGACAATGCTATTGTAGAACAGCACAATATAGACATCACAGATGCTAGTTCTTACGAGAACTTTTTACAAGGACACACAACGGCTATTTGTACACTGGGGGTAGGCCAACCTTCAAAAATAAGCAAAGAAGAATTTATTAAAATTGATAAAACTGCAGTTCTAGATTTTGCAACGGCCTGTAAAAAAGCAGGAGTGAAACATTTTCAATTGTTAGCCTCTGTAGGTATTAGTCCAACTTCATCATCTTTTTACCTTCGTACAAAAGGAGAATTGGTAGAAGCGTTAAAAGCATTGCATTTTGACCGCCTCAGTATTTTTGAACCTTCCATGATTTTAACACCAACCAATCGTTACGGCATTGGGCAGGCGATTACCTTAAAAGTCTGGCCTTTACTAAAACCCATACTTTTGGGAGGGTTACGAAAATATAGAGGTGTACCCGTACATATTCTAGGGCAGGCAATGGCCAATAATATCTACAATAAAGGTGATGTATACGAAGTGCTTCAGTGGGATGATTTTTATAATTAA
- a CDS encoding Crp/Fnr family transcriptional regulator — protein MNHILPIAEEDWKVIKPHLSIVKFEKGEQLLCPPQICSFIAFIKSGSVRSYHMDDQLVETNLLLRSANEFITDYESFISQDPSTLWIQSIERGEAILLNRTGLYYLYETSFYWNKFGRIISEQIFINSKRRTEQLLFLSPTERYMLLLKHNPDYFQKYALKHIASYLGITPQSLSRIRNQLSKH, from the coding sequence TTGAACCATATTCTTCCCATTGCTGAGGAAGATTGGAAAGTGATAAAACCTCATTTGTCAATCGTAAAATTTGAAAAAGGAGAGCAGTTGCTATGTCCTCCGCAAATATGTAGTTTCATTGCATTTATTAAATCGGGTTCTGTACGGTCTTATCATATGGATGATCAACTAGTGGAAACCAATTTGCTATTAAGGTCTGCAAACGAATTTATCACGGATTACGAGAGTTTTATAAGCCAAGATCCTTCTACATTGTGGATTCAGTCCATAGAGAGGGGAGAGGCCATTCTTTTGAACAGAACCGGACTCTACTACCTTTATGAAACCTCTTTTTATTGGAATAAATTTGGAAGAATCATAAGCGAGCAGATATTTATAAACAGTAAACGTAGAACAGAACAGTTATTATTTTTAAGCCCAACGGAACGATATATGCTCTTATTAAAGCATAATCCTGATTATTTTCAAAAATATGCTTTAAAACATATTGCCAGTTATTTGGGTATAACGCCACAGTCACTAAGTAGGATTAGAAATCAATTGTCAAAACATTAA
- a CDS encoding DUF3995 domain-containing protein, whose amino-acid sequence MMVMILSLLLFLVFIVLGGFHFYWLFGGTWALENAIPTRENEKAMISIPKIATLLVALILTVFGLFYFMKSGLINVEAPFRGINFAYWFIPTIFILRSVGEFKYVGFFKKVKNTKFSKADSKLFSPLCLGIGVVGILIQFMN is encoded by the coding sequence ATGATGGTCATGATTTTATCTTTACTTCTATTCTTAGTTTTTATTGTACTTGGCGGTTTCCATTTCTATTGGCTTTTTGGCGGTACTTGGGCATTGGAGAATGCTATTCCAACACGAGAAAATGAGAAAGCCATGATTTCAATTCCTAAAATTGCAACCTTATTAGTAGCGCTGATTTTAACTGTATTCGGGTTATTCTATTTTATGAAATCTGGCCTTATAAATGTTGAAGCTCCTTTTAGGGGTATAAATTTCGCGTACTGGTTTATTCCTACTATTTTTATTCTAAGGTCTGTAGGAGAATTTAAGTATGTCGGCTTTTTTAAGAAAGTTAAAAATACCAAGTTTTCAAAGGCGGATTCGAAGCTGTTTTCTCCGTTATGCTTAGGGATAGGTGTAGTAGGAATATTGATACAGTTTATGAATTGA
- a CDS encoding GSCFA domain-containing protein → MILQTQIPLEKAENQIDYGSRSVLMGSCFSENIGEKFKYYKFRSFQNPFGILFHPLAIENLVTRAISKKAYTEDDVFFNNERWQCYDAHSDLSSVSKEELLVSLNNGIESTGEQLEKATHIFITLGTAWVYRHLETDNMVANCHKVPQKEFAKGLLGVDEIVSSLKNIMVGVAAINPGAQLIFTVSPVRHIKDGFVENQRSKAHLITAIHELMDNSEFNMNYFPSYELQMDELRDYRFYKEDMVHPSQLAIDYIWEKFMSVWINKEAQESMILVDAIQKGLNHRPFHPESKQHLKFLKSLELKITNVQKRFPFMDFDHQNLES, encoded by the coding sequence ATGATACTCCAAACCCAAATACCTTTAGAAAAGGCTGAAAACCAAATCGATTATGGAAGTCGATCGGTTTTGATGGGTTCTTGTTTCTCGGAAAATATAGGGGAGAAGTTCAAGTATTATAAGTTTAGGTCTTTTCAGAACCCGTTTGGTATTTTGTTCCATCCGTTGGCTATTGAGAATTTAGTAACTCGTGCAATTTCAAAAAAGGCCTATACAGAGGACGATGTGTTTTTTAACAATGAAAGATGGCAATGCTATGACGCTCATTCAGATTTAAGTTCCGTTTCTAAAGAAGAGTTACTGGTATCGCTTAATAATGGAATTGAGAGTACTGGAGAACAGCTTGAAAAAGCAACTCATATATTCATAACGCTAGGTACGGCTTGGGTGTATCGCCATCTTGAAACCGATAATATGGTGGCCAATTGCCATAAGGTACCTCAAAAAGAGTTCGCTAAAGGGCTGTTAGGGGTAGATGAAATTGTAAGCAGCCTAAAAAATATAATGGTTGGTGTTGCCGCCATAAACCCTGGAGCACAATTAATTTTTACGGTTTCACCGGTACGGCATATCAAGGATGGTTTTGTCGAAAACCAACGTAGCAAAGCACATTTGATAACTGCAATACATGAGTTGATGGATAATTCTGAGTTCAATATGAACTATTTTCCGTCTTATGAGTTACAAATGGACGAGTTGCGGGATTATCGCTTTTATAAAGAAGATATGGTACATCCCAGTCAATTGGCTATAGATTATATATGGGAGAAGTTTATGTCCGTTTGGATTAATAAAGAAGCCCAGGAATCTATGATATTGGTTGATGCCATTCAAAAAGGGCTAAATCATAGACCATTTCATCCAGAATCAAAACAGCATTTAAAATTCTTAAAATCATTAGAGCTCAAAATAACGAACGTTCAAAAGCGTTTTCCTTTTATGGATTTCGACCACCAAAACCTAGAGTCTTAG
- a CDS encoding DUF4230 domain-containing protein translates to MKKVFVGVLITLAVVLVFRSCADDKEEKSILEENSMLIQTQIDNVSKLIVTEGHFAEVYNYKDSKMLFGPFISAEKKALVVVNADVTIAYDLSKIDFEVDESSKTLHIKSIPEPEVKISPDFEYYDVSSDYLNMFEASDYNKIKKNVNASLMKKVEASALKTNAENRLISELQKFYILTNSLGWTLVYNDKTVNKDLPEVFFKE, encoded by the coding sequence ATGAAAAAAGTATTTGTAGGGGTTCTTATTACCTTGGCAGTAGTTTTAGTGTTCCGTTCGTGTGCTGATGACAAGGAGGAGAAATCTATCTTGGAAGAAAACAGCATGCTTATTCAAACGCAAATAGACAATGTAAGCAAGTTAATTGTTACAGAAGGTCATTTTGCAGAAGTGTACAACTACAAAGATTCTAAAATGCTTTTCGGGCCTTTTATATCTGCAGAAAAAAAAGCGCTAGTTGTTGTAAATGCAGATGTTACCATAGCTTATGATTTGAGTAAGATAGATTTTGAGGTAGATGAGTCTAGTAAAACCTTACACATCAAAAGCATACCGGAACCGGAAGTGAAAATTAGTCCTGATTTTGAATATTATGATGTTAGCTCAGATTACCTGAACATGTTTGAGGCGAGCGATTATAATAAAATCAAGAAAAATGTAAATGCTTCACTGATGAAAAAGGTAGAAGCGTCTGCATTAAAAACCAATGCCGAAAATCGCTTGATAAGTGAGCTGCAGAAGTTTTACATTCTTACGAACTCATTGGGATGGACACTGGTCTACAATGATAAAACCGTAAATAAGGATTTACCCGAAGTGTTTTTTAAAGAATAG
- a CDS encoding glucuronyl esterase domain-containing protein — MKPLFLLLFTLITSALTAQPEANYDETKVPKFSVPDPLVTFGGEAITDSQQWEEKRKLEIYQFFEKQIYGKVPALLDEYSFKVIEQDNNALGGKAQRKQIAVGIKKNNRSLNFNILLYLPIGNENAPVFLGYNFHGNHTVTDDPNVIITEAWNENNEDLKIRNNKATEASRGVRMNRWAIDKMLDKGYGIATVYYGEIDPDKNDFSDGLHSLFYEEGQTKPKTNEWGSIAAWAYGLSRAMDYLENDTNISNVIVFGHSRLGKAALWAGATDLRFAGVIGNDSGCGGAALSKRKFGETIGQINTSFPHWFSESFKKYSNKEEMLPVDQHELLALIAPRPLYVASAVEDEWADPKGEFLSAQYATKVYELYDKKGISSTDVQEVNHPIKQTLAYHMRSGKHDVTDYDWDQYIAWAETFAK, encoded by the coding sequence GTGAAACCACTATTCCTACTACTTTTTACACTGATTACATCAGCACTTACGGCGCAGCCGGAAGCCAATTATGATGAAACCAAAGTTCCTAAATTTTCAGTACCTGACCCTCTTGTTACTTTTGGAGGAGAGGCTATTACCGACAGCCAACAATGGGAAGAAAAAAGAAAGCTAGAAATCTATCAATTTTTTGAAAAGCAAATTTATGGCAAAGTACCTGCCCTATTGGACGAGTATTCGTTTAAGGTCATTGAACAAGATAATAACGCACTAGGCGGAAAAGCACAACGCAAGCAAATTGCCGTAGGTATAAAGAAAAACAACCGCTCCTTAAATTTCAACATCCTACTTTATCTTCCTATAGGCAATGAGAATGCACCTGTATTTCTTGGCTACAATTTTCACGGAAACCATACCGTGACAGATGACCCAAATGTTATTATTACAGAAGCATGGAACGAGAATAATGAAGATTTAAAAATCAGAAACAACAAAGCAACAGAAGCTTCGCGAGGCGTTAGAATGAACCGTTGGGCTATAGATAAAATGTTAGATAAAGGTTATGGCATAGCAACAGTTTATTATGGTGAAATAGACCCGGACAAAAATGATTTTTCGGATGGGTTACACAGTTTGTTTTATGAAGAAGGCCAGACCAAACCAAAGACCAACGAATGGGGCAGTATAGCCGCATGGGCCTATGGTCTTAGCCGCGCCATGGATTATCTTGAGAATGACACAAATATATCTAATGTTATCGTTTTTGGACATTCTAGATTGGGGAAAGCAGCACTTTGGGCAGGCGCAACAGACCTTCGTTTTGCGGGTGTTATTGGTAACGATTCAGGTTGTGGTGGCGCTGCATTATCAAAACGTAAGTTTGGAGAAACCATTGGTCAAATCAACACTTCGTTTCCGCATTGGTTTTCTGAGAGTTTTAAAAAATACAGTAATAAGGAAGAAATGTTACCAGTGGACCAACATGAACTATTAGCCCTTATTGCTCCAAGACCTTTATACGTTGCAAGTGCCGTTGAGGATGAATGGGCGGATCCAAAAGGGGAATTCCTATCTGCACAATATGCCACAAAAGTATACGAGTTATATGATAAAAAGGGAATTTCTTCAACTGATGTGCAAGAAGTTAATCATCCTATTAAACAGACCCTAGCATATCATATGAGAAGTGGAAAACACGATGTTACCGATTATGATTGGGATCAATACATTGCTTGGGCCGAAACTTTTGCAAAGTAA
- a CDS encoding aromatic amino acid hydroxylase has protein sequence MTYTSNPVLDKLPAHLQQYIKPQDYGEYSSIDQAVWRYVMRKNVDYLSKFAHASYLVGLQKTGISIDHIPNMYGMNRILKEIGWAAVAVDGFIPPSAFMEFQAYNVLVIASDIRQLDHIEYTPAPDIIHEGAGHAPIIANPEYAEYLRRFGEIGSKAISNAKDYELYEAVRHLSIIKEAQGTPQEDIDKAEKHIDDLQNNMGEPSEIALIRNLHWWTVEYGLIGTPENPKIYGAGLLSSIGESAWCMTNEVKKKPYSIDAAYTSFDITQPQPQLFVTPDFAYLSQVLEEFANTMALRRGGLSGIKKLIASKELGTIELSTGLQISGNFDSVIEHEGKPVFFQSKGPTALSFRDKELVGHSIKQHATGFGSPLGKLKGMNLAIEDMSPLDLKAYNIFEGQQISLEFDGHIKIAGEIITGTRNLQGDIILVTFKNCCVTHNDKVLFESNDELYSMAVGQEIASAYNGPADLNSFDLVTHEVSSTTIKSKSNASHTKLEQYYEQIRHFREGKNSTISRHKVFEAIRDNYPNDWLLPVELYELAKENGDHEFAHEISMHLQTVKLNNPKVGHLIDDGLDLVNHKCKTEKLK, from the coding sequence ATGACGTACACTAGTAATCCTGTTCTTGACAAACTTCCTGCACATTTGCAGCAGTATATTAAACCGCAAGATTATGGTGAATATTCGTCTATTGACCAAGCCGTTTGGCGTTATGTGATGCGTAAAAATGTAGATTACCTTAGTAAATTTGCCCACGCTTCATACTTAGTTGGGTTACAAAAAACCGGTATTTCTATAGACCATATCCCAAATATGTACGGCATGAACCGTATCTTAAAGGAAATAGGTTGGGCCGCAGTTGCGGTTGATGGTTTTATTCCTCCATCTGCATTTATGGAATTCCAAGCGTACAATGTACTAGTTATTGCTTCCGATATACGACAGTTAGATCATATAGAATACACCCCTGCACCAGACATTATTCATGAGGGCGCAGGGCATGCACCTATTATTGCCAATCCTGAATATGCAGAATACCTGCGTAGATTTGGTGAGATTGGTTCTAAGGCAATTTCAAATGCGAAAGATTATGAACTCTATGAAGCGGTACGCCACCTTTCCATCATAAAAGAAGCCCAAGGTACCCCACAAGAAGATATTGATAAGGCCGAAAAGCATATTGATGACCTGCAAAATAACATGGGAGAACCCAGTGAAATTGCACTTATTAGGAACTTGCACTGGTGGACCGTTGAATACGGACTTATAGGCACACCCGAGAACCCTAAAATATATGGCGCCGGACTTCTTTCCTCTATTGGAGAAAGCGCATGGTGCATGACAAATGAAGTAAAGAAAAAACCGTATTCCATAGATGCGGCCTATACCTCTTTTGATATTACGCAACCACAACCTCAGCTTTTTGTTACGCCAGATTTTGCTTACCTAAGTCAAGTTTTAGAGGAATTTGCAAACACTATGGCTTTACGCCGTGGTGGGTTAAGTGGTATAAAAAAGCTTATTGCATCTAAAGAATTGGGCACTATTGAACTTAGCACAGGACTTCAGATTTCCGGTAATTTTGATAGTGTAATTGAACACGAAGGCAAACCTGTGTTTTTTCAATCTAAAGGCCCCACAGCACTCTCCTTTCGTGATAAAGAGCTTGTAGGACATAGTATTAAACAGCACGCCACTGGTTTTGGTTCTCCATTAGGAAAACTAAAAGGAATGAACTTGGCCATTGAAGACATGAGTCCGCTTGATCTCAAAGCCTATAATATTTTCGAAGGACAACAGATTTCCCTAGAATTTGACGGTCATATAAAAATAGCCGGAGAAATTATTACTGGAACGCGCAACTTACAGGGAGACATTATTTTAGTCACTTTTAAAAATTGCTGTGTCACCCATAATGACAAAGTCCTTTTTGAAAGTAACGACGAGCTTTATAGTATGGCCGTAGGTCAAGAAATAGCTTCTGCCTATAATGGTCCTGCTGATTTGAATAGTTTTGATTTGGTTACCCATGAGGTTTCATCAACTACAATAAAATCTAAAAGCAATGCCTCTCACACCAAATTAGAGCAATACTACGAGCAAATACGTCATTTCAGGGAAGGCAAAAATAGTACGATTTCTAGACATAAGGTGTTTGAAGCAATAAGAGATAATTATCCTAATGACTGGTTATTGCCAGTTGAGCTATACGAACTTGCCAAAGAAAACGGAGACCATGAATTTGCCCATGAAATTTCAATGCATTTACAGACCGTAAAATTAAATAACCCTAAGGTAGGCCATTTGATAGATGATGGACTGGACTTGGTAAACCATAAATGTAAAACTGAGAAATTGAAATAA
- a CDS encoding DUF4136 domain-containing protein: protein MKKIKILVVPMLVLLFLSSCTSVRVLSDYDKEANFDSYKTYAFYKTGIDKAQISDLDKKRILRAIEAEMTNRGFSKSENPDILVSIFTKEKEQVDIYNNYWGGGWGWNPYYWGPGWGGGGNNVSTRTEGSLYIDLVDSKTKELVWQGKGVGNLNNISNIEKKEQRIREFVSEILMQYPPNPVAAK, encoded by the coding sequence ATGAAAAAGATTAAAATCCTAGTGGTACCCATGCTTGTGTTGCTATTCTTAAGCTCCTGTACTTCTGTACGCGTGCTTTCTGATTACGATAAAGAAGCCAATTTTGATAGTTACAAAACGTATGCTTTTTATAAAACAGGAATTGACAAAGCTCAGATTTCGGATTTGGACAAAAAGCGAATTCTACGTGCTATTGAAGCTGAAATGACCAATCGCGGTTTTTCAAAATCTGAAAATCCAGATATTTTAGTGAGTATATTCACTAAAGAAAAAGAACAAGTAGATATTTACAATAACTACTGGGGCGGCGGCTGGGGCTGGAACCCTTATTATTGGGGTCCTGGTTGGGGCGGAGGCGGCAATAATGTTAGCACCCGTACCGAAGGTTCTTTGTACATTGACCTAGTAGATTCTAAAACTAAAGAATTGGTGTGGCAAGGTAAAGGAGTTGGTAATTTGAATAATATTAGCAATATAGAAAAGAAAGAACAACGCATACGCGAGTTTGTTTCTGAAATTTTGATGCAATACCCACCTAATCCGGTTGCCGCTAAGTAA
- a CDS encoding DUF5522 domain-containing protein, whose translation MKEIIPPEEGDFYLSEEGYRVFTQQYHLKRGYCCESGCRHCPYGFDPKTNRQ comes from the coding sequence ATGAAAGAAATAATTCCGCCTGAGGAAGGCGATTTTTACTTATCAGAAGAAGGGTATCGGGTATTTACCCAACAGTATCATCTAAAGAGAGGTTACTGTTGCGAAAGTGGTTGTAGACACTGCCCTTATGGTTTTGACCCCAAAACGAACCGCCAATAA
- a CDS encoding 1-aminocyclopropane-1-carboxylate deaminase/D-cysteine desulfhydrase, protein MRVTTENQEVHLPILDQKGVSLVLKREDRIHPLISGNKYRKLKYNLKVAKTQGFDTLLTFGGAFSNHIAATAYAGKIHGLKTIGIIRGEELAQKWQENSTLKLAESHGMQFKFVSREAYREKDTPEFIDELKEEFGAFYLLPEGGTNPLAIKGCEEILTTSDTDFNVVCCAVGTGGTIAGISNGAFAPQKVLGFPALKGDFLQEDICKFALRENWKLVTDYHFGGYAKVTEELVSFINNFKLNTQIPLDPIYTGKMLYGILDLIQKGYFPPNTKILAIHSGGLQGIDGMNRNLLKKNLPLIDI, encoded by the coding sequence ATGCGCGTAACGACCGAAAATCAAGAAGTACATTTACCCATTCTTGACCAGAAAGGAGTATCCCTTGTTCTTAAAAGGGAAGACCGCATACACCCCTTAATTTCTGGGAATAAATACAGAAAACTTAAATACAATTTAAAAGTAGCAAAGACCCAAGGTTTTGATACGCTTCTTACGTTTGGCGGGGCTTTTTCCAACCATATTGCGGCTACGGCCTACGCCGGTAAAATTCATGGTTTAAAAACTATTGGAATTATACGGGGCGAGGAACTTGCCCAAAAATGGCAAGAGAATAGTACTTTAAAACTAGCGGAATCCCATGGTATGCAATTCAAATTTGTTTCTAGGGAAGCATACCGAGAAAAAGATACTCCAGAATTTATTGATGAATTAAAAGAAGAATTTGGTGCTTTTTATCTTTTGCCAGAAGGCGGAACCAATCCTTTGGCTATAAAGGGCTGTGAAGAAATTCTAACTACAAGTGATACCGATTTTAATGTTGTATGTTGTGCCGTTGGTACGGGTGGTACCATAGCAGGGATTAGTAATGGTGCATTTGCGCCACAAAAAGTTTTAGGGTTTCCCGCACTTAAAGGAGATTTTTTACAAGAAGATATTTGTAAATTTGCATTGAGAGAAAATTGGAAGTTGGTAACAGACTATCATTTTGGAGGTTACGCAAAGGTGACGGAAGAGTTGGTAAGTTTTATAAACAATTTCAAATTAAACACTCAAATACCTTTAGATCCCATTTATACCGGGAAAATGCTATATGGTATTTTAGATTTAATTCAGAAAGGATATTTTCCTCCTAATACAAAAATACTGGCAATCCATAGTGGAGGACTCCAAGGTATTGACGGGATGAACCGTAATTTACTAAAGAAAAATCTACCATTAATAGATATATGA
- a CDS encoding glucosaminidase domain-containing protein, whose amino-acid sequence MIRRLIVLSLFSIVFIGCKAKRTVATRSEAPKKKTEVVVVKKETKKPDDGLYPMPEDTGEFLRFSIGSPEEYVETFYEVAQMEMKAFGIPASITLAQGLLESGLGKGALALKTNNHFGIKCHTGWEGDYDFHDDDEKGECFRKYNHPMYSYRDHSIFLKGRSRYGFLFDYRNDDYKRWAKGLRQAGYATDKHYPQKLISLIERYELYKYDTEIAKQGYSQQKGEPVIVASTQNKVHVVQKGDTLYSISRSYSVSVEDLKRWNYMYDSNLDVGQELTVKTENFNK is encoded by the coding sequence ATGATACGTAGACTTATAGTATTATCACTTTTCAGCATAGTTTTTATTGGATGTAAAGCGAAGCGTACGGTTGCGACCAGAAGTGAGGCTCCAAAAAAGAAAACAGAAGTAGTTGTTGTAAAAAAGGAGACTAAAAAACCAGACGATGGCCTTTATCCGATGCCTGAAGATACAGGAGAATTCTTGCGTTTTAGTATTGGGTCTCCAGAAGAATATGTAGAGACTTTTTATGAGGTTGCCCAAATGGAAATGAAAGCTTTTGGTATACCGGCAAGTATTACGTTGGCCCAGGGTTTGTTGGAAAGTGGACTAGGAAAAGGAGCTTTAGCTTTAAAAACAAATAACCATTTTGGTATTAAATGCCATACTGGTTGGGAAGGTGATTATGATTTTCATGATGATGATGAAAAAGGAGAATGCTTTAGAAAATATAATCATCCTATGTATTCCTACCGGGATCACAGTATCTTTTTAAAAGGCCGTTCTCGTTATGGTTTTTTATTCGATTATAGGAACGATGATTACAAAAGATGGGCCAAAGGCCTAAGACAGGCTGGTTATGCTACGGATAAGCATTATCCACAAAAGCTTATTTCATTAATTGAACGGTATGAGCTGTACAAGTATGATACAGAAATAGCGAAGCAAGGTTATAGTCAACAAAAAGGAGAACCGGTAATAGTAGCCAGTACTCAGAACAAAGTGCATGTGGTTCAAAAGGGAGATACATTGTATTCTATTTCTAGGTCATATTCAGTTTCCGTAGAGGATTTAAAACGATGGAACTATATGTATGATAGTAATTTAGATGTAGGTCAAGAACTTACCGTTAAGACAGAAAATTTTAATAAATAG
- the hemL gene encoding glutamate-1-semialdehyde 2,1-aminomutase, with amino-acid sequence MLYQRSSALFAEAQKYIPGGVNSPVRAFKAVGGDPIFVKKAKGAYLYDEDDNRLIDYIASWGPLILGHAHEPVINAVIEKAKLGTSFGMPTEIETQLAQLAVSMVPNIDKIRFVNSGTEACMSAVRLARGYTGKDKIIKFAGCYHGHSDSFLIQAGSGAVTFGSPNSPGVTEGTAKDTLLATYNDIESVRALVAANKGEIATVIIEPVAGNMGCIVPTEEFIKGLRELCTQEGILLLFDEVMTGFRLGKGGAQEALGIDADIVCFGKVIGGGLPVGAFAAKTEIMSHLAPEGPVYQAGTLSGNPLAMAAGLAMLTELNKKPEVFESLAKKTAYLHEGLDAVLKTKGVPYQINRFGSMISVHFTEDAVVDFDSSAKGNNETFKKYFHGMLQNGIYLPPSAFESYFLNDALTYGDIDETVAALKKVEL; translated from the coding sequence ATGTTATATCAAAGAAGTAGCGCCCTATTTGCTGAGGCGCAAAAATATATTCCAGGGGGAGTCAACTCACCAGTTCGCGCTTTTAAGGCCGTAGGAGGAGACCCTATTTTCGTAAAAAAAGCAAAAGGGGCTTATTTGTATGATGAAGATGATAATCGATTAATCGATTATATCGCTTCATGGGGTCCGTTAATTTTAGGTCATGCTCACGAACCCGTAATTAATGCGGTAATTGAGAAGGCAAAACTAGGTACTTCTTTTGGGATGCCTACAGAAATTGAAACGCAGTTAGCACAATTGGCGGTATCTATGGTGCCTAATATTGATAAAATAAGATTTGTAAACAGCGGGACGGAAGCTTGTATGAGTGCCGTGCGTTTGGCTCGTGGGTATACAGGTAAAGATAAGATTATAAAATTCGCTGGTTGTTACCATGGTCATTCAGATTCGTTTTTAATACAAGCGGGTAGTGGTGCCGTAACTTTTGGTAGCCCTAATAGTCCTGGTGTAACAGAAGGTACTGCCAAGGACACTCTTTTGGCTACTTACAATGATATAGAAAGTGTTCGTGCACTAGTTGCTGCTAACAAAGGTGAAATAGCAACGGTAATTATTGAACCGGTTGCAGGTAATATGGGATGTATAGTTCCTACGGAAGAATTTATAAAAGGACTTCGTGAACTCTGTACCCAAGAAGGGATTTTGTTGTTGTTTGATGAGGTTATGACCGGTTTCCGTTTAGGAAAAGGTGGTGCTCAAGAAGCGCTAGGCATTGATGCGGATATTGTTTGTTTTGGAAAAGTGATCGGTGGAGGTTTACCTGTAGGTGCTTTTGCAGCTAAAACAGAAATTATGTCACATTTGGCGCCAGAAGGACCAGTTTATCAAGCAGGAACTTTAAGTGGTAACCCACTAGCCATGGCTGCTGGTTTGGCAATGCTTACGGAATTGAATAAGAAGCCCGAAGTTTTTGAAAGTCTGGCTAAAAAGACTGCTTACCTTCATGAAGGTTTAGATGCGGTTTTAAAAACTAAAGGAGTTCCTTATCAAATTAACCGATTTGGAAGTATGATATCCGTACATTTTACTGAAGATGCTGTAGTTGATTTTGACAGCTCCGCAAAAGGCAACAATGAGACCTTTAAAAAGTACTTTCATGGGATGCTACAAAACGGAATTTACTTGCCGCCAAGTGCATTTGAAAGTTATTTCTTAAATGACGCGCTAACCTATGGGGATATAGATGAGACTGTAGCAGCATT